The Psychromonas sp. MME1 genome window below encodes:
- the hisS gene encoding histidine--tRNA ligase yields MTKKIQAIRGMNDTLPEQTPVWQKLESLLRQVVSSYGYSEIRMPIVENTNLFKRSIGEVTDIVEKEMYTFADRNGDSLTLRPEGTASCVRAGNEHGLLYNQERRLWYTGPMFRHERPQKGRYRQFHQFGVETFGIASADIDAEVILLSARLWKALGIDQHVELQINSLGSNEARAEYKEALVAFLSQHQEQLDEDSKRRMHSNPLRVLDSKNPDVQALLVGAPKLSQYLDAESASHFAQLQEYLRAVGIDFVINERLVRGLDYYNRTVFEWVTNTLGSQGTVCAGGRYDGLVEQLGGKATPAVGFAMGLERIILMLETLQLNADVKGDVNIYSVLVGEGADMAGFKMAELIRNEFPQLKMMHHCGAGNFKKQMKRADKSGARIALIIGESELESGCVTIKELQSNVEQQTVAMNELVKVLPTIFNELKL; encoded by the coding sequence GTGACAAAAAAGATCCAAGCTATTCGAGGCATGAACGATACCCTTCCAGAGCAAACTCCTGTTTGGCAAAAATTAGAATCGTTATTAAGACAGGTTGTTAGTAGTTACGGATATTCTGAAATTCGTATGCCAATTGTTGAAAATACTAACCTTTTCAAACGTTCAATTGGTGAAGTTACAGATATCGTTGAAAAAGAGATGTATACCTTTGCTGATCGCAATGGTGACAGTTTAACACTTCGACCGGAAGGTACAGCTTCCTGCGTACGTGCCGGTAATGAACATGGCTTGTTATATAATCAAGAGCGTCGCTTATGGTATACGGGGCCGATGTTCCGTCATGAACGTCCACAAAAAGGGCGTTATCGTCAATTCCACCAATTTGGAGTGGAAACTTTTGGTATAGCGAGTGCGGATATTGATGCAGAGGTGATTTTATTATCTGCACGTCTGTGGAAGGCCCTCGGTATTGACCAGCATGTCGAATTACAAATTAATTCATTAGGCTCTAATGAAGCACGTGCAGAATATAAAGAAGCATTGGTTGCCTTTTTATCTCAACATCAAGAACAACTCGATGAAGATAGTAAACGTCGAATGCATAGTAATCCACTACGCGTTTTAGATAGTAAAAATCCTGACGTGCAAGCTTTGTTAGTTGGTGCACCAAAACTTTCACAATATCTAGATGCAGAATCAGCATCGCATTTTGCTCAATTACAAGAATATTTGCGTGCCGTTGGCATTGATTTTGTGATTAATGAGCGACTTGTGCGTGGACTTGATTATTATAATCGTACTGTGTTTGAATGGGTAACTAATACATTAGGATCACAGGGCACAGTTTGTGCCGGTGGTCGTTATGATGGATTGGTCGAGCAACTCGGTGGTAAAGCAACTCCAGCAGTTGGCTTTGCAATGGGATTAGAGCGCATCATATTAATGTTGGAAACACTACAGTTAAATGCAGATGTTAAAGGCGATGTTAATATCTATAGTGTGTTAGTGGGTGAAGGCGCGGATATGGCGGGCTTTAAAATGGCGGAGTTAATTCGCAATGAATTTCCACAACTTAAAATGATGCATCACTGTGGTGCGGGTAATTTTAAAAAGCAGATGAAGCGTGCCGATAAGAGTGGTGCTCGTATTGCTTTAATTATCGGTGAGAGTGAGCTTGAGAGTGGCTGTGTCACAATTAAAGAGTTACAAAGCAATGTAGAGCAACAAACAGTTGCAATGAATGAGCTAGTTAAGGTATTACCTACCATTTTCAATGAATTAAAATTATAA
- a CDS encoding tetratricopeptide repeat protein: MVDIIEGYETEEQQVDAIKKWWKENGNSLIIGAVVGLAGLWGWRYYNDSVIATQEQQSQAYSTMLLQFEAQNGAKDLTQISAFVNDNISNNYGILAALLLSKEAIQQQNFALAKEQLLQVQKENKFAPLNDVVNLRLARVQVELGEHEAALQTLTLIKSNSFLAKASQEKGNIYLHKGDLQQARGAFQEAIMASEGRVDPILQLQFDDLATTTDDVAAPVLE; this comes from the coding sequence GTGGTTGACATTATTGAAGGTTACGAAACAGAAGAGCAACAAGTAGATGCCATTAAAAAATGGTGGAAAGAGAATGGTAACAGCTTAATTATTGGCGCTGTAGTAGGTTTAGCTGGACTTTGGGGATGGCGTTATTATAACGACTCTGTTATTGCAACTCAGGAACAACAATCCCAAGCTTATAGCACAATGTTATTACAATTTGAGGCGCAGAATGGCGCAAAAGATTTAACTCAAATTAGTGCTTTCGTTAATGATAATATTTCTAATAACTATGGAATATTAGCAGCGTTATTATTGTCTAAAGAAGCGATTCAACAACAAAATTTTGCATTAGCGAAAGAGCAATTGTTACAAGTGCAAAAAGAAAATAAATTTGCACCGCTTAATGACGTTGTTAACTTGCGTTTAGCACGTGTCCAAGTAGAGCTTGGTGAGCATGAAGCTGCGTTACAAACATTAACTTTAATTAAGTCAAATAGCTTTTTAGCTAAAGCCTCGCAAGAAAAAGGCAATATTTACTTACATAAAGGAGATTTGCAGCAAGCTCGTGGGGCATTCCAAGAAGCGATTATGGCCAGTGAAGGGCGTGTAGATCCTATATTACAGCTACAATTCGATGACTTAGCAACGACAACTGACGATGTTGCCGCTCCTGTGCTTGAATAA
- the bamB gene encoding outer membrane protein assembly factor BamB: MKKCSKYLAVIASVTFFLSGCSIFSSEEDVVQMAEVPVFKSTYKPRVAWKRSVGSGVDKYYSQLQPGIGENAIYVASRDGYVKAFSIKNGKQLWSTNFSDDPHNELNRSARFSGGVTVGSDAIYIGTENAQVLAFNKQDGKLLWLVDVGGEVVAKPAYAAGKVIVHTTRGNLYALDSDTGEKLWTLNNKQPTLSLRGSSTPTIAQGGVVYGRADGFVSVALLEDGRPLWQLPVARPSGATELDRIVDVDMQPIIRNGIVYALAYNGNLVAIDLLKGEQIWARKYAGYTDIALSGTTIYLTDSRGHIFAVDYNSGAEQWMNGQLSYRDVTGVTVANEYIVVGDGEGYLYWIDRDDGSFVAMQKLDSDGLYMQPIATDKYLYIQTRSGDLIAIEKPILNE, translated from the coding sequence ATGAAAAAATGCTCTAAATATCTAGCTGTTATTGCCAGTGTTACTTTTTTCTTAAGCGGTTGTTCAATATTTTCTAGTGAAGAAGATGTTGTGCAAATGGCTGAAGTACCTGTATTTAAAAGTACCTATAAACCGCGTGTTGCTTGGAAAAGAAGTGTCGGCAGTGGTGTCGATAAATATTATTCCCAATTGCAACCTGGTATAGGTGAAAATGCCATTTACGTTGCTTCTCGAGATGGTTATGTTAAAGCATTTTCCATAAAAAACGGTAAACAACTCTGGTCGACAAATTTTAGCGATGATCCTCACAATGAGTTAAATCGTTCTGCCCGTTTCTCTGGTGGTGTTACCGTTGGTTCCGATGCTATTTATATTGGCACAGAAAATGCGCAGGTATTAGCCTTCAATAAACAAGATGGCAAATTACTGTGGTTGGTCGACGTGGGTGGTGAAGTCGTTGCTAAACCCGCTTATGCAGCGGGAAAAGTCATCGTTCATACTACGCGCGGAAATTTGTATGCTTTAGATAGTGATACCGGAGAAAAGCTTTGGACGTTGAATAATAAGCAGCCCACCCTAAGCTTACGTGGCAGCTCAACGCCGACGATCGCGCAGGGTGGCGTAGTCTATGGGCGTGCCGATGGCTTTGTTTCAGTTGCGTTATTAGAAGATGGACGTCCCTTATGGCAACTACCTGTCGCACGACCAAGTGGTGCAACTGAGCTCGACCGAATCGTTGATGTTGATATGCAACCGATTATTCGTAATGGGATAGTTTATGCGCTTGCCTATAATGGTAACTTAGTTGCTATTGATCTGCTCAAAGGTGAGCAAATTTGGGCGCGTAAATATGCGGGGTATACCGATATTGCGTTATCCGGTACGACGATTTATTTAACCGATTCTCGTGGCCATATTTTTGCTGTTGACTATAATTCTGGAGCAGAGCAGTGGATGAATGGACAATTATCTTATCGTGATGTGACCGGTGTGACGGTTGCCAATGAGTATATTGTTGTTGGTGATGGTGAGGGGTACCTCTATTGGATTGATCGTGATGATGGTTCCTTTGTTGCGATGCAGAAACTTGATTCAGATGGCTTGTATATGCAACCAATTGCAACGGATAAATACCTTTATATACAGACGCGTAGTGGGGACCTGATCGCCATTGAAAAGCCGATATTAAATGAATAA
- the der gene encoding ribosome biogenesis GTPase Der, with protein sequence MLPVIALVGRPNVGKSTLFNRLTRTRDALVADFPGLTRDCKYGQAKIDEKEFIVIDTGGITGDEEGIDALMAEQSLQAVEEADAVLFLVDARAGLTVADEAIAEYLRKQDKNVFVVANKTDGVDADSVCGEFYALALGEVYQIAAAHGKGVLQMIEIALDGFFDVVSDVDEEDDFFDEAEYVEEDEESLLKEQERLKNLPIKLAIIGRPNVGKSTLTNRILGEERVLVYDMPGTTRDSIYIPMSREGREYVLIDTAGVRKRKKVNETVEKFSVIKTLKAIEDCNVVLLIIDARDGISDQDLSLLGFTLNSGRSLVIAVNKWDGMSEYDKERVKSELDRRLGFIDFAKIHFISALHGTGVGHLYESVDEAYDSSTKRISTSMLTRIMTMATDDHNPPMVQGRRVKLRYAHAGGYNPPLIVIHGNQVNKLPDSYKRYLMNYFRRSLAIMGTPIRIEFREGTNPFEGRRNKLTPNQMHKRKRMMKFHKKGK encoded by the coding sequence ATGTTACCAGTGATCGCCTTAGTTGGTCGCCCAAACGTGGGTAAATCAACGTTATTTAACCGCTTAACTCGGACGCGTGATGCGTTAGTTGCGGATTTTCCCGGTTTAACGCGTGATTGTAAATACGGCCAGGCAAAAATCGATGAAAAAGAGTTTATTGTTATTGATACAGGCGGTATTACTGGCGATGAAGAAGGTATCGATGCCTTAATGGCGGAGCAATCGTTACAGGCGGTTGAGGAAGCGGATGCCGTATTATTTCTTGTTGATGCGCGCGCAGGGTTAACGGTAGCAGATGAAGCGATCGCTGAATATTTACGTAAACAAGATAAGAATGTCTTTGTAGTGGCCAATAAAACCGATGGCGTTGATGCTGACTCTGTTTGTGGTGAATTTTATGCGTTGGCGTTAGGTGAAGTTTATCAAATTGCAGCAGCACATGGTAAAGGTGTGCTACAGATGATAGAGATTGCTTTAGACGGATTTTTTGATGTCGTTTCTGATGTAGATGAAGAAGACGATTTTTTTGATGAAGCAGAATATGTTGAAGAAGATGAAGAATCGCTATTAAAAGAGCAAGAACGTCTAAAAAATCTGCCGATCAAACTGGCTATAATTGGCCGCCCTAACGTAGGAAAATCGACACTGACTAACCGTATTCTGGGTGAAGAACGTGTGCTTGTTTATGATATGCCGGGGACAACACGAGACAGTATTTATATTCCGATGAGCCGAGAAGGCCGAGAATACGTACTGATAGATACGGCTGGTGTGCGTAAACGTAAAAAAGTAAATGAAACCGTTGAAAAATTTTCGGTTATTAAAACCCTAAAGGCGATTGAAGATTGTAATGTTGTACTGCTCATCATTGATGCCCGAGATGGCATTTCAGATCAGGATTTATCATTATTAGGCTTCACTCTAAATTCAGGACGTTCTCTGGTTATTGCCGTTAACAAGTGGGATGGCATGAGTGAATATGATAAAGAGCGGGTTAAAAGTGAATTAGATCGTCGTCTTGGTTTCATCGATTTTGCTAAAATTCACTTCATTTCAGCATTACACGGTACGGGTGTTGGTCATTTATATGAATCTGTTGATGAAGCCTATGATTCTTCAACTAAACGAATTTCAACTTCAATGTTAACGCGAATTATGACCATGGCAACGGATGACCATAATCCACCAATGGTGCAGGGGCGTCGTGTTAAGTTACGCTATGCACATGCGGGTGGTTATAATCCTCCACTGATTGTTATTCATGGTAATCAAGTAAATAAACTACCTGACTCCTATAAGCGTTATCTGATGAACTACTTCCGTCGTTCTTTGGCAATTATGGGGACACCGATCCGAATTGAATTCAGAGAAGGTACAAATCCATTTGAAGGTCGCCGTAATAAATTAACACCTAATCAAATGCATAAACGCAAACGTATGATGAAGTTTCATAAAAAAGGAAAATAA
- a CDS encoding zinc ribbon domain-containing protein, translated as MMQLNCSKCGHELVRSGELKRHCEACNSDYSLRVTCNECGEQLERLKACGAVNFWCDKCNELKSKSSAVYTLQEG; from the coding sequence ATGATGCAATTAAACTGTTCTAAATGTGGCCATGAACTTGTACGTAGTGGCGAATTAAAACGCCATTGTGAGGCTTGTAATAGTGATTATTCATTACGAGTTACCTGTAATGAGTGTGGTGAGCAGCTGGAGCGTTTAAAAGCCTGTGGGGCGGTTAATTTTTGGTGTGATAAGTGTAATGAGTTAAAGAGCAAATCTTCGGCCGTTTATACACTACAGGAAGGTTAA
- a CDS encoding BON domain-containing protein encodes MKKLFYTLPLLFIFSQLQGCVAGLFVATGTAIAVESDSRSVNQQIDDKELAMNAAEKVQQLKIHPDLIRINYIANDGHLLLIGQVNTQENKDAIDKQINTLTNIKGLYNQLQIGSPLGFSQQSKDTWITTKVKTMLAADEEIDPLKIKVITENGEVYLIGQISAEMADNATNITRKVEGVKKVNRIFQFTDK; translated from the coding sequence ATGAAAAAATTATTTTACACATTACCTTTATTATTTATATTTTCTCAATTGCAAGGTTGCGTGGCGGGCTTATTCGTCGCCACGGGAACAGCAATAGCGGTCGAAAGTGATTCGCGCAGCGTTAATCAGCAAATAGATGATAAAGAATTAGCCATGAATGCAGCTGAAAAAGTGCAACAATTAAAAATACACCCCGATCTAATCCGTATTAATTACATTGCAAACGATGGACATCTATTACTGATAGGGCAAGTAAATACGCAAGAAAACAAAGATGCCATTGACAAACAAATCAATACCTTAACTAACATAAAAGGGCTCTATAACCAATTACAAATAGGCTCCCCTCTGGGTTTTTCTCAGCAAAGTAAAGATACTTGGATTACAACCAAAGTAAAAACGATGTTGGCAGCAGATGAAGAGATTGACCCATTAAAAATAAAAGTCATCACTGAAAATGGAGAAGTTTATTTAATCGGTCAAATAAGCGCAGAAATGGCAGATAATGCCACCAATATTACGCGAAAAGTGGAAGGCGTAAAAAAAGTGAATCGTATATTTCAATTTACCGATAAATAA
- a CDS encoding SIS domain-containing protein — MNERIQAHFAESIQTKIVAAEALPESIEKAAKVLAATLIKGNKILVCGNGGAAALAQIFASHLINKYETERPSLPAIAITADAALVSAIASDSHFDQIFAKQISALAQAGDILLTISHGGNSRNMIKAVETALSKSIQIISLNGVDGGELAGLLGSDDIEIRAPSDKGSRIEEIHLLVINCLSDLIDHQLFLQN, encoded by the coding sequence ATAAATGAAAGAATTCAAGCTCATTTTGCTGAGAGTATTCAAACCAAAATAGTTGCAGCAGAAGCTTTGCCTGAATCCATTGAAAAAGCAGCAAAGGTACTTGCTGCTACTTTGATTAAGGGAAATAAAATTCTGGTGTGTGGCAATGGTGGTGCTGCAGCATTAGCACAAATTTTTGCTTCTCATCTGATCAATAAATATGAAACGGAACGCCCCTCTTTACCCGCGATTGCAATTACAGCAGATGCTGCGTTAGTTTCCGCCATTGCCAGCGATAGCCACTTCGATCAGATTTTTGCAAAACAAATATCGGCACTTGCTCAAGCCGGTGATATATTGTTAACTATTAGTCATGGTGGTAACAGCCGTAACATGATCAAGGCAGTTGAAACCGCACTGAGTAAATCTATTCAGATAATATCTTTAAATGGTGTTGATGGTGGAGAATTAGCCGGTCTTCTCGGATCCGATGATATTGAAATTCGCGCACCAAGTGACAAAGGTTCACGCATTGAAGAGATTCATCTATTAGTTATCAATTGCTTAAGTGATTTAATCGACCATCAACTTTTCCTTCAAAATTAG
- a CDS encoding YraN family protein, with protein sequence MKLTRLLQKSNSQGVKSEKQALNYLLSQGLTLVCQNYYCRMGEVDLIMQDQDTLVFIEVRYRKNSDFGGALASITTAKQKKLIKTAKHYLAQLEYEPYCRFDAIAIEQHSNTLEWIQNAFIE encoded by the coding sequence TTGAAATTGACACGGCTATTACAGAAGAGTAATTCTCAGGGCGTAAAGTCTGAGAAACAAGCCCTTAACTATTTACTTAGTCAAGGGCTGACCTTAGTGTGTCAAAATTATTATTGCCGTATGGGTGAGGTCGATTTAATTATGCAGGATCAAGATACCTTAGTATTTATTGAAGTTAGGTATCGCAAAAATAGTGATTTTGGGGGAGCACTCGCATCGATTACAACAGCTAAACAGAAAAAATTAATAAAAACAGCCAAACACTATCTAGCACAACTCGAATACGAGCCTTACTGCCGTTTTGATGCGATTGCCATCGAACAACATTCGAATACGCTAGAGTGGATCCAAAACGCTTTTATAGAATAA
- a CDS encoding penicillin-binding protein activator, with product MLHVLTSPKRFFYSLIMILTVTILSACTSTPPAPEDIPPALFSKLDYDSAYYLKKDEQLGSDKNTSWQFITLQALISEGKFTLANSIIEYLQSQPLSDTQQSELSLLLADKLYRQNRLGEAQTALNKLTSDKLSALGYLYYLKLQTKIYKESGDASGASDTLLLLIPVSSNEQEKQQYTDMLLEQLLLLPESVLNQYDENQLPAGNILSFQEIKQGWYELAILYQRYQSRANQLLHALENWQQRYPTHPALSLMPQKLTDIQELSAYEPKNIAILIPLSGRFEQQGKAIQYGLLHAFYKQQHNKESENITTQSPTLHFFDTNIQSPEQIITAMTEQNIDFVIGPLLKREVDSLLPLMAELPVLSFNSIDNEQMEENRVAWHYAFPISPEQEAKQAAQLIAQQQHKKPLIIAPNSAYGKRIADAFTTQWLTLSEQQTEQAEQAEVHLFNNKAQLAEFISGVLQIDQSKTRITQIKNLTGLPLETEVRSRRDIDAIYIVSNRDELNLIKPFIDVSISPFAKAIPLYANSRSHVVDHDGKQNKELEKITFSDINYLIDVNNTVFNEVEQVWPKQPYSTLRLFALGFDSYQLINQLIPLQNIANYNYQGLVGELTLDNSNIVQAKLSWAKYQQGNSIEIDTAITEE from the coding sequence ATGTTGCACGTTTTAACCTCACCGAAACGATTTTTTTATAGTTTAATAATGATATTAACGGTCACAATTTTGTCTGCCTGTACAAGTACTCCACCTGCACCAGAAGATATTCCGCCAGCACTGTTCTCAAAATTGGACTACGATTCAGCTTATTATCTTAAAAAAGATGAACAGTTAGGAAGTGATAAAAATACATCATGGCAATTTATTACACTGCAAGCATTAATATCAGAGGGTAAATTTACCTTAGCAAACTCTATTATTGAATACTTACAAAGCCAACCGCTGAGTGACACACAACAGTCTGAGCTGTCGCTGTTACTGGCCGATAAATTATACCGACAAAATCGTCTTGGTGAGGCTCAAACTGCACTGAACAAGCTAACGAGCGACAAACTATCTGCCCTTGGCTATCTCTATTATCTAAAGCTACAGACAAAAATATACAAAGAAAGTGGTGATGCTTCAGGCGCATCGGATACATTACTACTGTTAATTCCCGTATCAAGCAATGAACAAGAAAAGCAACAATACACTGATATGCTTCTCGAGCAGTTACTATTATTACCGGAATCTGTATTAAATCAATATGATGAAAATCAGCTTCCAGCAGGTAACATATTAAGTTTTCAAGAAATTAAACAAGGTTGGTATGAACTAGCGATACTTTATCAGCGTTATCAATCTCGCGCTAACCAGCTATTACATGCTTTAGAAAATTGGCAACAACGTTATCCAACACACCCTGCATTATCCTTAATGCCACAAAAGCTAACTGACATCCAAGAATTGAGTGCCTATGAACCGAAAAATATTGCTATTTTAATCCCCCTTTCCGGGCGCTTTGAACAGCAAGGAAAAGCCATTCAATATGGGTTATTACATGCGTTTTATAAACAACAGCACAATAAAGAGAGTGAAAACATAACCACTCAATCTCCAACATTGCACTTTTTTGATACGAATATACAATCACCAGAACAGATCATTACGGCGATGACCGAGCAAAATATCGATTTTGTCATTGGCCCGCTACTCAAAAGAGAAGTTGATTCGTTATTACCTTTAATGGCTGAACTTCCCGTTTTATCATTTAACAGTATTGATAATGAACAAATGGAAGAAAACCGGGTGGCTTGGCATTACGCATTCCCCATTTCACCGGAACAGGAAGCCAAACAAGCGGCGCAACTTATTGCTCAACAACAGCATAAAAAACCGTTAATCATCGCTCCAAATTCAGCCTATGGAAAACGGATTGCTGATGCATTTACAACACAGTGGTTAACTCTAAGTGAACAACAGACTGAACAAGCAGAGCAGGCAGAAGTCCACCTTTTTAACAATAAAGCACAATTAGCTGAATTTATAAGTGGTGTATTACAGATAGACCAAAGTAAAACACGTATCACGCAGATTAAAAACCTAACTGGCCTGCCTTTAGAGACAGAGGTGCGTAGTCGCCGCGATATTGATGCCATTTATATTGTCAGTAATCGTGATGAATTAAATTTGATCAAGCCCTTTATTGATGTTTCTATTAGTCCTTTTGCTAAAGCCATTCCACTTTATGCAAACTCACGTAGCCATGTGGTTGACCATGATGGCAAACAAAACAAAGAGTTAGAAAAAATCACTTTTTCAGATATTAACTATCTCATTGATGTTAATAATACGGTGTTTAACGAGGTTGAACAGGTATGGCCAAAACAGCCCTATTCTACCTTACGTTTATTTGCTTTAGGTTTTGATAGCTACCAGCTAATTAACCAATTAATACCGTTACAAAATATTGCCAATTACAACTATCAAGGATTGGTCGGTGAACTAACTCTTGATAACAGCAATATTGTTCAAGCTAAATTGAGTTGGGCTAAATACCAACAAGGTAACAGTATTGAAATTGACACGGCTATTACAGAAGAGTAA